TCTCGGCATCCTCCTTGGCCCCGCGCTTGATCACCAGGTCGATCTTGTTGAACCCGTTGGTGATAAAGTCAATGACCGAGAACAGGTCCGCGTTGACATTGTGCTTATCCTCGATGAGTGCCTCCATGTCCTGATCAGACCAGATCACCCGGTCGTTACCGATCATGCTGAACAACATCCGCTGTAATGCGTTGTCGGGCATGGCCGACTGCATTTTTCTTATTCCTAACCGTTGTAAGATTCCCATTGTGTTTATATTGCTGTTACCCAAAATTCTTTTTTCGTTCCCATCAGGTCGGTAAGTGCCCAGACCATCGCATCCAGCCGGTTGGGTGACTTTTGGCCGGCTTCCCCGGTAAAGTGCACCATCTCGTCCTCCAGTTCAGGCAGACTGCCAACATGGTGAACCAGTCCCTGCTCATACAGCCCGCTGATCGGCTCAGCCCGGATGATCTTGCCCCGGGTGGCATCCACCGGCAGGATCCGCATCTCCGGGTCCACGGTCCTCAGGGTGGACTCCACCATCTCGCCCCCGTAATTCTTTTCAGCGACCACACGGTCAGCTTTGTGCCCGTAATACAGGGCCGCTATCCGCGTAGCCCAGCCGTTTGGGGTGAACTTGCCCGTTGCGTCCTTGAGGATATAGTAATGCCCTTCGGCACTTTTGGCGGCGACAATGATCCCGGTCTCGGCGGCATCGGCGGACCGGCTGCCCGCCGGGTCCACCCCGATAGTCACCCTTGTGATCGAGTCGGGCAGCTCATCCACCCGGTTACGGTCAATGACCGTCTCGTTCCAGAGAGCACCAATAATCTCATCCTGGTACTCGCCCAATAAAAAACGCTTGCGGGCCCGCTCAGGAAGGTTATCGAGGGTGGTCAGGTAATCAGCCGGGAGGTTCTGAAGGTTGTCCCCCGGGTTCATCAGCAGGGTGACCC
This genomic stretch from Dehalococcoidia bacterium harbors:
- a CDS encoding phage terminase large subunit, producing MTGKPSWTKTSAQKAASELLRGPANRILLSGGSRSGKTFLLCYAIFRRAYNEPESKHAIGRLHFTHVVSSLAYQTIPVMLDKCFPGITVTLNRQHWFYELPNKSQVWLFGFDQKERIEKILGTEWSTIYLNECSMLDWNLVTLSLTRLAAKTKLKNKLYLDQNPPSKSHWTYKVFHQHINPENGTHLKDPDNWVTLLMNPGDNLQNLPADYLTTLDNLPERARKRFLLGEYQDEIIGALWNETVIDRNRVDELPDSITRVTIGVDPAGSRSADAAETGIIVAAKSAEGHYYILKDATGKFTPNGWATRIAALYYGHKADRVVAEKNYGGEMVESTLRTVDPEMRILPVDATRGKIIRAEPISGLYEQGLVHHVGSLPELEDEMVHFTGEAGQKSPNRLDAMVWALTDLMGTKKEFWVTAI